A section of the Amycolatopsis sp. AA4 genome encodes:
- a CDS encoding septum formation initiator family protein, whose translation MSTTRRAAVVAIVVCALAFTVAVPLRTYLSQRSEVRDQEAQQAQLQHEVAQLRDRKAQLSDPAQIEAEARRRLRYVKPGETPWMVQLPEDQPGSPTAAQPGQQPAPQAPWYENLWAQVSGG comes from the coding sequence ATGTCGACCACCCGGCGCGCCGCCGTGGTGGCGATCGTGGTGTGCGCGCTGGCCTTCACCGTCGCGGTTCCGTTGCGCACCTACCTTTCCCAGCGCTCCGAGGTCCGCGACCAGGAAGCGCAGCAAGCCCAGCTCCAGCACGAGGTCGCCCAGCTGCGCGACCGCAAAGCCCAGCTGAGCGACCCGGCCCAGATCGAGGCGGAAGCCCGCCGCCGGCTCCGGTACGTGAAGCCGGGCGAGACCCCGTGGATGGTCCAGCTGCCGGAGGACCAGCCTGGTTCGCCGACTGCTGCCCAGCCGGGGCAGCAGCCCGCTCCGCAGGCGCCTTGGTACGAGAACCTGTGGGCGCAGGTTTCCGGGGGTTGA
- a CDS encoding DUF501 domain-containing protein, translating into MSVNSSTETPRFEPVTDADREVIAQQLGRPPRALRAVAARCPSGHPSVVQTSPRLENGTPFPTLYYLTCPRLTSMVGTLEASGVMKEMTERLTTDPELAAAYQRTHETYLAERDAIESLGTQVTAGGMPGRVKCLHVHLAHTLAAGPGVNPFGDETLAWVREQGWPTGDCAG; encoded by the coding sequence GTGAGCGTGAACAGCAGCACGGAGACACCCCGATTCGAGCCCGTCACCGATGCCGACCGGGAGGTCATCGCGCAGCAGCTCGGACGGCCGCCGCGGGCGTTGCGGGCGGTGGCCGCGCGGTGCCCCAGCGGGCATCCCTCGGTGGTCCAGACCAGCCCGCGGTTGGAGAACGGCACCCCGTTCCCGACGTTGTACTACTTGACCTGCCCGCGATTGACGTCGATGGTGGGCACGCTGGAGGCGTCCGGCGTGATGAAGGAAATGACCGAACGGCTCACCACCGACCCGGAACTCGCGGCGGCTTACCAGCGCACGCACGAGACGTACCTCGCCGAGCGGGACGCCATCGAATCGCTGGGCACGCAGGTGACCGCGGGCGGGATGCCCGGGCGGGTGAAATGCCTGCACGTCCACCTCGCGCACACGCTCGCCGCCGGACCGGGAGTGAACCCGTTCGGCGACGAGACTCTCGCCTGGGTCCGCGAACAGGGCTGGCCGACGGGCGACTGCGCCGGGTAA